The sequence TAGAGGAAGGTCACCATCGTCTGGGTCGAGTTGAACGGGCCGCCGCCGGTGAGCGGCATGATCATGTCGAAGAGCTGCAGCGACCCCACCACGGCGAAGAAGACGGAAAGACGCAGCGTCGAGCCTAAGAGCGGCAGCGTCACGTAGCGGAACTTCTGCCAGCCGGTGGCGCCGTCGATCTCGGCTGCCTCGAGCACGCTCTTGTCGAGGGACTGCATGCCGGCGATGAACAGCATCATGTGGAAGCCGAAATATTTCCAGACGATCACGCCGAGCACGGCGTACATCGCCAGGTCCTTGTCGGCGAGCACATAGGGCGTCGGCGTGCCGAGGAAATGCGCGATCGCGGCGAACAGGCCGTAATCTCCGTCATAGACGAAGCGCCAGATCAGGCCGGCGGCCACTTCGGCCAGCACATAAGGCAGGAAGAAGATCAGCCGGAAGAGCACGACGCCGCGAATGCGGTGCGCCAGCATCGTCGCGAGCCAAATGGCCAGCGGCACCTGGATCGCAATCGACACGACGATGATCAAAGCATTGTTCTTCAGCGACGTCAGGAAAGCGCCGTTCTTGAAAAGAACCTGGAAATTGCGCAGCCCCACGAACTCCGTCGGCAGACCATAGCCGTTCCAGCGATAGAGGCTGTACCAAGCCGCTTCCCCCATCGGCAGGATGACGAAAATGGTGAAAAGCAGCAGCGCCGGCGGCAGAAACAGCAGAATGACGGGGAGGCGGCCACGCGCAGCCGGCGATTTTCGCTTCGTTGCGGGTCTCGCTTTTGCGACGGAGGGCATGGCGGTCGTGGCGCTGACATCGGTCATGGGCGGTCTCGACAATTGCAATTCAAGGAAAAACCGGCGCCGGCACAAGGGAGAGGCCGGCGCCGGATGGCACTAGAGCTGGTCCTGCTCGAAAGCGTCCTGGACCTGCTGCGCGCCATCCTTCGGCGTGATCTGGCCGGAGACGATGCCGACAGCCACATCGTTGACGACGCGGCCGACCGAGGGGCCGAGATCCTGGTCGAAGAAGTTCTGATGCCAGGTCGAATGCGCCAGCTGGTCGGCGGCCTCGTGCATCAGCGGACCCTTGACGCCGTCTTCGGCGCCGACGGCGACCGGGATGATCATGCCGGCCTGCGCCATGGTACGCTCGTTTTCAGCATTTGTGAGATAGGCGAGGAAATCCAACGCCTCGGGTGGGGCCTTCTTGGTGACGGCCCAGCCGTTCAGGCCCCCGAGCGTATCGGTGGCAAGACCTGCCCCGCCGGTCACGGCCGGGAAAG comes from Rhizobium tropici CIAT 899 and encodes:
- a CDS encoding carbohydrate ABC transporter permease produces the protein MTDVSATTAMPSVAKARPATKRKSPAARGRLPVILLFLPPALLLFTIFVILPMGEAAWYSLYRWNGYGLPTEFVGLRNFQVLFKNGAFLTSLKNNALIIVVSIAIQVPLAIWLATMLAHRIRGVVLFRLIFFLPYVLAEVAAGLIWRFVYDGDYGLFAAIAHFLGTPTPYVLADKDLAMYAVLGVIVWKYFGFHMMLFIAGMQSLDKSVLEAAEIDGATGWQKFRYVTLPLLGSTLRLSVFFAVVGSLQLFDMIMPLTGGGPFNSTQTMVTFLYNFGVTRMQVGLGSAVGVVLFVICVTLAFGYKRIFMRND